A genomic segment from uncultured Marinifilum sp. encodes:
- a CDS encoding ROK family protein, with amino-acid sequence MKDIAIGIDIGGTNTVFSCIDSNGKSYCNGSILTQNKENFEDYISDLCDAIELSIKKLDEELNLIGVGVGAPSGNYHTGTIENAANLRWEGELDIAGLIGKRMNVDVKLTNDANAAALGERIFGGAKGMTDYMVITLGTGLGSGIVVNGDLLYGHDGFAGELGHVIMRPGGRKCGCGRRGCLETYVSATGVKRTAYKMLAKEMDDSSLRDIPYNQLTAKMVAEAAGKGDSLALEVFEYTGKMLGEALANVASITSPKAIFFFGGLAKAGNLLFDPVRRAMEKNILFLYKDKISLLPSGLGDDAAVLGAAALIWNDK; translated from the coding sequence ATGAAAGATATAGCAATAGGTATAGATATTGGAGGAACAAATACGGTTTTCTCATGCATTGATTCAAATGGTAAATCATATTGTAATGGGAGTATTCTCACTCAAAATAAGGAGAATTTTGAAGATTATATTTCTGATTTATGTGATGCTATTGAATTATCGATAAAAAAATTGGATGAGGAATTAAACCTTATTGGAGTAGGTGTTGGAGCGCCAAGTGGTAATTATCATACAGGAACAATAGAAAATGCTGCAAATTTAAGATGGGAAGGTGAGTTAGATATTGCAGGATTGATTGGTAAACGAATGAATGTTGATGTTAAGCTTACTAATGATGCCAATGCAGCTGCTTTAGGGGAACGTATATTTGGTGGAGCAAAAGGAATGACCGATTATATGGTTATTACCCTAGGAACTGGTTTGGGGAGTGGTATTGTTGTTAATGGTGATTTATTATACGGACACGATGGTTTTGCTGGTGAATTAGGGCATGTTATTATGCGACCTGGCGGCAGAAAGTGCGGATGCGGAAGAAGAGGATGTCTTGAAACCTATGTTTCGGCCACAGGAGTAAAGAGAACAGCTTATAAAATGTTGGCAAAAGAAATGGACGATAGCTCTTTACGAGATATTCCATATAATCAGCTTACTGCTAAAATGGTTGCCGAAGCAGCTGGTAAAGGAGATTCATTGGCTCTCGAAGTTTTTGAATATACTGGAAAAATGTTAGGCGAAGCATTAGCTAATGTTGCTTCCATAACAAGTCCGAAAGCAATTTTCTTTTTTGGTGGTTTGGCTAAAGCTGGTAATTTGTTATTCGATCCGGTTCGCAGAGCTATGGAAAAAAATATTCTTTTTCTATATAAAGATAAGATTAGTCTTTTGCCATCGGGATTAGGCGATGACGCTGCAGTTTTAGGTGCGGCTGCTCTAATTTGGAACGATAAATAG